The nucleotide window GGTACTTGTTGAGCTTGAAGCGACCTATGCTGTAAACGTTATCGAAGTTCTCAAGGTTCTGCAGGTAGTATTCGACTCTCTTCAAATCTTGGGCGTAGCCCCCTTCTTTAGAGAACACTCTCTCGTCATACAGGAGATCGGGAATTGCGGCTAAAATGGCAACCCTCTCAAAGAGCTGCTTTGGACTCTCGATTATTTTTCCTTCTTCATTCTTCATGAGGTACCTGCTTGCCAGAACTCTAAGGGCATTTATTGAGAAGCGCTTGTCTATCTCGTCGAGCTTCTCTTTGTTGAGTATTCTCCTTTTCTCTTCTCTAATCTCTGCTTTCTTCTTCCTGTAGATTATGTAAGCTTTGGCAACATCAAAAAGGCCATTTCTCATCAGCTCGAGCTCTACTATGTCCTGAATGTTCTCTATGTGGGGGGTCTGCCCATCATAAAGCTCATTGATCCTATCAACAACATCCTTCACAATCTTATCGAGAAGATTCTCATCCCTTACCCCAACTTCCCACATTGCCCTTTGTATAGCCCATCTTATACGGCTCTCATCGAAAGGAACTATCCGGCCATCTCTTTTCATCACTTTTTCAACTGGCATATAAACCACCCTGTCATATTATTTTGCTATTCCGCAGTACCATAGTAAAAGTATCGGTAGGAAATAATGAGCAGGTAAGGTAAATATATCTTGCCCTTGCTGAGATTGCCAAGGTGACAAATATTGAAGACAGAGCCCGTCGGAATAATAAAGAGTAGAAAAACCCCCAAGTCGGATATTTTATCCAACTATTCCTCTAAACCCTCATAGATAATCTTCAGCCTGTAGGCATGTTTGAGCTCTTCTTGAGCCATCATGTTGAATATCTCGCTTAAAGAACCGCTAAGTATCTGGCTTAGTTTTTTGTAGAGCTCATAGCTGTGCTTTTCCCTTATGAGGGCCTCTAAGATAAGATCAGTCAGTGTCTGAGGCTCAGCCCTCTCATCCTGGAAGTATGGCTCCAGGCTTAAAGAATCCACGTAATCTATAACCGCGGTTTTTTCCAGAGTCTTCTCACTGCTGAACTTCTCAATTGTATTTTTGTGCCTCAGCTCTTCACTTGCAAGCCACTGGAAGTGTTCGATTAAAGAGGGGTGCTCATAGGTAGCAAAGGTCTCTCCGAGCTTGTAGAGGTTGTAAAGCTCGTTCTCCTGGTGAACTATCTTCTGCAGGAGCTCTTCAAGCTTCATCTTTCTCACTCCGTTATCCCTTTGATATCTACATGGACAAACGCCGCCTCAACCTCATCGAGGTCTTCGATTTTCCTTTTAACTTCTTCGCTTATGTCATGTGCCTCTTTAAGGGTGAAATGTGGGGGAACTTCTATGTGCAGCTCAACATGCAGCTTTGGACCGACGTAGTGTGCCCTCAGGTCATGCACCCCAACAACACCCTCAACGCTGAGTGCAGTTTCTTTAATCTTTTCACACAGCTCAAAGGGTGGAGAAGTTCCTGTTAGGTAGTTCACATTCTTGAAGACTATCTCAGCAGCAGCCTTACCCACAAGCAAAGCCACGACAAGTCCTGCCAAAGCGTCCCCATAGGTAAAGCCCAGCCTTTGAAGGAGTAAGCCTATTAAAACAGCGACACTGCTCAGTGCATCACTCCTGTGGTGATAAGCATCTGCAACAAGTATCTGGTTGTTGAGCTTCTTTCCCACTCTAAGGGCGTACTGGGTCATTGCTTCCTTTGAGACAATAGAAATCACAACAACGGCAAGCATGACTGAGTTCACTTCAATAACATGCCCGCTGAAGATTCTTTTCAGGGCATCTCTGGCTATCTCATAAGCAACCAGAAAGAGCAATATGCCTATAAAAAAGGCAAACAGGGATTCAAATCTGGAATGGCCGAAGGGATGGGTTTTATCGGCAGGCTTTGATGCGATCTTAACCCCGAAGTAGCCCACGATACTTGTCGCAACATCCGAGAGAGAGTGTATACCATCGGAAATCAAAGCCAAACTGGAGTATAAGAACCCAACAAAAACCTTCAGAATAGCCAAAAGAACGTTTCCAAGGATGCTCGCTATTAAAGGCCTGTAAACCTCTTCCATAGGTTACACCCCTCAGTCCGTCACTCCATCATCACGACTCAGGTAAGGCTGAACTCTTCATTGGGTGTTACACAATTCGCATGTTATAAATCTTTTTCAAAAGACTTTTATTGACGAGAGACAAACAAGGATTGGTGGAGTTCATGGCAAATAAGCCGAGATACACGATACGAATTTATATGGGGAGCAAGGATAAGTACATTGCCCTAAGTCTGTGGGATGCATACATAGACCAGCAGGGGACCTTTAGACCGGCAAACATAAGCATGATAATCCACAACGAAGATGTTGAGGCAAAGGCTTCAATGAGGACGGAGACAGCCGCCAGGCTTGCAGCGGTGCTTTTAAACATGGTGGCAGAGGCAGAGAAGCTGACCATGAAAGAGAAGAAGAGGGTTAGCATCGAGGAAAAGCTGGAAGAACAGTTTCTTCTTGAGGACGAGGAGAAAGATATTCTCGAAGATATAGAGACTATAGAAGCAAGCGTCGATGAGGAGTGATGGCTTTGAAAAAGCTCAAAGTTTACATACCGGGAATTTCTTTCCCTTCTATTTCAATTACCGGGAATTATTGTGCATTAAGCTGTGCCCACTGCGGAAAGCACTATCTCGAGGGGATGAAAAAGGTAACAAAGCAGAACCTCGTTGAATACTGCAAATCCCTTGAGAAAGAGGGATACAAAGGCTGTCTTCTAAGCGGTGGGATGGACTCGAGGCTGAAAGTACCCCTCGACCGTTATTCTTCGGAGATAGAACGGATAAAGAAAGAAACGGAGCTAAAGCTCAATGCCCATATAGGGTTTATAGAGGAGAAGGACTTGGAGTGGATAAAGCACGTTGATGTAGTCTCCCTTGATTTTGTTGGGGACGATGACGTCATTAGGAGGGTGTATAAGATAGAAAAGGGTGTCAAAGATTACCTTGCGATAATGGAGCTCCTAACGTCAAACGGGATCAGAGTTGCACCGCACATAACCATAGGGCTGGACTTTGGAAAGGTCTGGTGGGAGTACAGGGCTATTGACATGCTTGTCGAGTACCCGATTGACGTCCTGGTTCTCGACGTGCTTATTCCCACGAGAGGGACAGAAATGGAGAATGTAAAGGCCCCCTCCGTGGAGGAGAGTCTAAAGGTTATTAGATACGCCCGAGAAAGATTTGATGGGGAGCTCAGCGTTGGATGCATGAGGCCTATGGGGAAATGGAGGCTGGAGTTTGATAAAGGTGCCATAGCAGAGGGAATCGACAGAATAACAAACCCCCCAAGAAAAGTTATAGAATGGGCAAAAAAGATAAGGGAAGTTGAGATTATTTACGAATGCTGCGTTATGTGAACTGAACATAGAGGAAATAAGCATAGAGTGCCAAGAGGACTGCGCTTGTTTTTCTCCCAACTCTGTTGTTCAGCTTTAAAGAAATCGCGAGCACTGCCATTACGAGCAACGTCAGAGGCATTGTAAATGAGTAAATGCTGTAATCCACTTTTATCGGCCGTATTAAAGCAGCGATGCCGATTACCATGAGGATGTCGAGTATATTGGCTCCTACAACGTTGCCAACACTTATGTTGTGGATTTTTTTCAGCGTTGCGGTTAATGAGTTTGCCATCTCCGGGAGGGAGGTTCCAATTGAAACAAGTGTAAGTCCTATAACCACTTCAGGAATCCCAAGGGCCGTGGCGATTTTTACGGCACTGTTAACAACAAGCCTCGCTCCCAGGACAACAACAAGCCCGCTCGCAAACAAAATCAGCACATCT belongs to Thermococcus bergensis and includes:
- a CDS encoding ferritin family protein yields the protein MKLEELLQKIVHQENELYNLYKLGETFATYEHPSLIEHFQWLASEELRHKNTIEKFSSEKTLEKTAVIDYVDSLSLEPYFQDERAEPQTLTDLILEALIREKHSYELYKKLSQILSGSLSEIFNMMAQEELKHAYRLKIIYEGLEE
- a CDS encoding cation diffusion facilitator family transporter, whose translation is MEEVYRPLIASILGNVLLAILKVFVGFLYSSLALISDGIHSLSDVATSIVGYFGVKIASKPADKTHPFGHSRFESLFAFFIGILLFLVAYEIARDALKRIFSGHVIEVNSVMLAVVVISIVSKEAMTQYALRVGKKLNNQILVADAYHHRSDALSSVAVLIGLLLQRLGFTYGDALAGLVVALLVGKAAAEIVFKNVNYLTGTSPPFELCEKIKETALSVEGVVGVHDLRAHYVGPKLHVELHIEVPPHFTLKEAHDISEEVKRKIEDLDEVEAAFVHVDIKGITE
- a CDS encoding radical SAM protein, with product MALKKLKVYIPGISFPSISITGNYCALSCAHCGKHYLEGMKKVTKQNLVEYCKSLEKEGYKGCLLSGGMDSRLKVPLDRYSSEIERIKKETELKLNAHIGFIEEKDLEWIKHVDVVSLDFVGDDDVIRRVYKIEKGVKDYLAIMELLTSNGIRVAPHITIGLDFGKVWWEYRAIDMLVEYPIDVLVLDVLIPTRGTEMENVKAPSVEESLKVIRYARERFDGELSVGCMRPMGKWRLEFDKGAIAEGIDRITNPPRKVIEWAKKIREVEIIYECCVM